The DNA window GGATCGGCATGGCGGCTTCGATCGCGGGCGTGCACAGGAAGCCGATGACAACGGAGGCGTTCGCCGCTGCAAGTTGTCGTGCCGCCGCCGCACCCCCTTCCTCCGTGCAGGCGCTGTCCGCCTCGGCGAGGCGCGCCGTACCGCCTTGCGCCGCCGCGCGCGCGCCGTTCGCCCATTGCTGTCCCAAAAGCCGGAAATCGCCGCTGAGCGGGGCGGCAAGCCCGATCGTAAGCTCCTGCGCACGGGCCGGGGGGCTCGCCATGAAGGTGAGGAACAGCAGGGGAATGGTGACAAAACGCATCAATCGACGAACGCCGCGGCTCTTGTGCAGCAAACAGGTTACAGCACTGGTAAAGCTTGGCAGTGCCGGGTGCAACACGCTATCGAGCCCCAGGCGGTTGCTTGCAAGCGACGGGACCATACCTATATCGAGGCGGGCGAGGAATTTCTTGTGCTGAAGACGAACGACGTAGCTCCCCAGGATTACCGGAACGCGATGGCCCGCTTTGCGGGCGCCGTGCATGTGATCACGACCGACGGTGCCGCCGGCCGGCGTGGCGTGACGGTGATCGCCGCCTGTTCGGTCTCGGACAGTCCGCCCATCGTTCTCGCCTGCCTGAACCGGGATAACGTCAACAACGACCTCTTTCTTCAAAACGGCGTCTTCGCGCTGAACACGCTCGCGGCCGGGCATGAGAACCTGTCGAACGCCTTTTCCGGCCTGACCGGCCTTCCACAGGACGAGCGCTTCGCGCTGGGCGAGTGGGATACGCTTTCCTCGGGCGCGCCCACCCTGCTCGGCGCCATGGCCGTTTTCGACTGTCAGGTGATCGACACCAAGGAACTCGCCACCCATCGCGTGTATTTCGGCAAGGTGACAGGCCTGCGCATCGGCGCTAACCTCAAGCCGCTCCTCTACCACGACCGCAGCTACCGCGTTCTCTAAGCCAGCTCCCGGGGTCACCATGTCCGAACCCATGCCGCGCGCCTTTCCGCAATCGATCGACGAGACGGTCGGGCTGCTGAACGCGGCCGACTATGTGGCCGATCGCGCGCTGGCGACCGTCGTCTTCCTGAGCCTCAAGATGCGCCGCCCTCTTTTTCTGGAAGGCGAGGCCGGCGTGGGCAAGACCGAGATCGCCAAGGTGTTGGCCCAATCGCTGGGCCGTCCCTTGATCCGCCTGCAGTGTTATGAGGGTCTGGACGTCTCCTCTGCGGTCTATGAGTGGAACTATGCCGCGCAGATGATCGAGATCCGCATGGAGGAAGCGGCTGGTGTGGCGGACCGCGACGTCATGGAGCACAATGTCTTCTCCGAGAAATACCTGATCCGCCGCCCGGTTCTGGAGGCGCTCAACGGCATGCCGGGCGCGGCGCCCGTCTTCCTCATCGACGAGCTCGACCGCACCGACGAGGCGTTCGAGGCCTTCCTGCTCGAAATCCTCTCGGACTATCAGGTCACGGTGCCGGAACTCGGCACCATCCGGGCGGAGGAGCCGCCGGTCGTCGTCATCACCACCAACCGCACGCGCGAGATCCACGACGCCCTGAAGCGCCGCTGCCTCTACCACTGGGTCGACTATCCGGATGCGGAGCGGGAGCTCGAAATCGTTCGTCGCAGGGTGCCGCAGGCGAACAGCCGCCTGTCGCAGGAGGTCGTGCGCTTCGTCCAGAAGCTGCGAGACATGGACCTCTTCAAGGTGCCGGGCGTCGCCGAATCGATCGATTGGGCGACCGCCCTGACCGAGCTCGACAAGGTGGCGCTCGATCCCGAGACGGTTTCCGACACGCTGGGCGTGCTCCTGAAATACCAGGACGATATCGCGCGGCTGCGGGAGGGCGAGAGCGCCCGTATCCTGGACGAGGTCAAGGCCGAGTTCCAGGCCGCCGGGTGAGACCATGGCGCAGAGCGGCGACGCGCGCATCTTGACGGCCGATCCGGAAGGGCGGATCGCCGACAACATCGTCTATTTCGCCCGCGCGCTGCGCAAGGCCGGTCTGCGGGTGGGGCCTGCCGCCGTCACCGACGCGATCCAGGCCGTGCTCGCGGCCGGCATCGGCACGCGCGAGGATTTCTACTGGACGCTTCATGCCGTGCTCGTCACCCGGCGCGAGGACCACGCGGTCTTCGACGAGGCCTTCCGCCTGTTCTGGCGCTCGCGCGAGCTGATCGAGAAGATGCTCGCCATGCTCTCGCCCGTTGCGCCCGCCGTTCGCGAAAAGGAAAAGCCGAGGCCGGGCGAGAAACGTGCCGGAGAGTCCTTCTTGCGACCCGATTCCGACCTGGATCGGAAGGAACCGGCGCCGGAGATCGAAATCGATGCCCGGCTTTCGTTTTCATCGCGCGAGGTGTTGGCGGCCAAGGATTTCGCGCAGATGTCGGCTGATGAGATCGCGGAGGCCAGGAAGGCCATCGGCAGGCTGGTCATGCCCCACGACCGCGTCGCGACACGGCGCTACCGCACCGATCCACGCGGTCGGCGCGTCGATCCGCGCGCGATGATGCGCCTGGGGCTGCGCACGGGCGGCGATCTGATCCTGCCGCGCTACAAGTCGCCCCGCCATGTGCACCCGCCTCTGGTGGTGCTGGCAGATATCTCCGGCTCCATGAGCCAGTACACGCGCATTTTCCTGCACTTCCTGCATGCCCTGACGGAAAGCCGGCGGCAGGTGGCGAGCTTCGTCTTCGGCACGCGGCTGACGAACCTCACCCGCCAGCTGCGCCACCGCGACCCCGACGAGGCGCTTGCCGAATGCGCCGGCGCCGTCCAGGACTGGTCGGGCGGCACGCGCATCGGCGAGGCGATCGGCAGCTTCAACCGGCTCTGGTCGCGCCGGGTGCTGGGGCAAGGGGCGGTGGTGCTCCTCATCACCGACGGGCTCGAGCGAGAGGATGTCGAAACGCTGGCACACGAGATGGAGCGCCTGCACAAGTCTTGCCGGCGGCTGGTCTGGCTCAACCCCCTTCTGCGCTTCGAGGGTTTCGAGCCGAAGGCGCGGGGCATGCGTGCCATGCTGCCCCATGTGGACGAATTGCGGCCGGTGCACACGCTGAACGCGCTGTCGGACCTGTGCGAGGCGCTGTCCACAATGCCCCGGGCGCGTGGAAGACCGGTTTTGCGCGAGGGGCTTGGCAAGCGCCCGCGCGCGTGACCATATTGGATGGTGCAAGGAACCCCTCACTTGCGATTTCTAAGGGCTTGGCTTCGCTAAACCCAAGAAATCGCTTTCTCTCCCGCAAGGGGAGAGATAATGCCGGCGTCGGCCTTGCCGCCAATCGCCAATATCTGCGATTTGCGGGAGCGCAGGAGCAGGCACCTATCTCTTCCTTGCGGGAGGGAAAGCGATTTCAATGCCTTAGCTGGAGCGGCGCGCAAGCTCGGTGTTAGAAATCGCAAGTGAGGGGTGACCCGGCATTTGGCTAGGAGGCGAGGACATGTCCGAAGTCGCTCAAGTTCCTGAACCGCGCGATCCGCTGATGATCGCGGAGGAATGGATGAAGGACGGCAGGAACGTGGCGATCGCCACCGTGGTGGAGACCTGGGGCTCCGCGCCGCGGCCGGTCGGCAGCCACCTCGTCATCGATGCCGACGGCCTTTTCGAAGGCTCCGTCTCAGGCGGGTGCGTCGAAGGCGCCGTGGTGGCCGAGGCTTCGGAAGTGATCGCAGACGGCAATCCGCGCATGCTGGAATTCGGCGTGGCAGACGAGACCGCCTGGCGGGTCGGCCTTTCCTGCGGCGGCCGCATCAAGGTCTATGTGGAACGGCTCGGCTGATGGACCCCTATTCCCTCAAGAAGCTCAACCAGTGCCGCCGCGAACGCAGGGCGGCAATCCTGCTCACCGATCTGGGCGACGGCCGCGACCGTGTGGTGGTGGAGGGCGACCCGGTGGCGGGCCGCCTGGGCGAAGCCGTCGCGGAGGCGTTCCGCTCGGGCAAATCCGGCACGGTCGAGGCGGACGGCCGCAGCTTCTTCCTCAACGTGCATCTGCCGCCGCCCCGGTTGGTGATGATCGGCGCGGTCCATATCAGCCAGGCACTGGCGCCGATGGCGCGGATCGCCGGATTCGACCTGCACATCATCGATCCGCGCACGGCCTTCGCCTCGCCCGAGCGGTTCCCCGACGTCAGGCTCGAAGCCGAATGGCCGGAAGACGTGCTCAAGAGGAGCCCCCTCGATGCCTATTGCGCGCTGGCCGCGCTCACTCACGATCCAAAGATCGACGATCTTGCGCTGACGGCCGCGCTTGAGGCGGGCTGCTTCTATGTGGGCGCGCTCGGCAGCCGCAAGACCCACGCGAAGCGTGTCGAGCGGCTGGTGGCCGCCGGCCTGTCCATGGAGGCGATCGAGCGTATCCACGCGCCGATCGGCCTTGCGATCGGCGCGGCAAGCCCCGCCGAGATCGCGGTGGCCGTGCTCGCG is part of the Chelativorans sp. AA-79 genome and encodes:
- a CDS encoding flavin reductase, with product MLKTNDVAPQDYRNAMARFAGAVHVITTDGAAGRRGVTVIAACSVSDSPPIVLACLNRDNVNNDLFLQNGVFALNTLAAGHENLSNAFSGLTGLPQDERFALGEWDTLSSGAPTLLGAMAVFDCQVIDTKELATHRVYFGKVTGLRIGANLKPLLYHDRSYRVL
- a CDS encoding MoxR family ATPase; amino-acid sequence: MSEPMPRAFPQSIDETVGLLNAADYVADRALATVVFLSLKMRRPLFLEGEAGVGKTEIAKVLAQSLGRPLIRLQCYEGLDVSSAVYEWNYAAQMIEIRMEEAAGVADRDVMEHNVFSEKYLIRRPVLEALNGMPGAAPVFLIDELDRTDEAFEAFLLEILSDYQVTVPELGTIRAEEPPVVVITTNRTREIHDALKRRCLYHWVDYPDAERELEIVRRRVPQANSRLSQEVVRFVQKLRDMDLFKVPGVAESIDWATALTELDKVALDPETVSDTLGVLLKYQDDIARLREGESARILDEVKAEFQAAG
- a CDS encoding VWA domain-containing protein, whose amino-acid sequence is MAQSGDARILTADPEGRIADNIVYFARALRKAGLRVGPAAVTDAIQAVLAAGIGTREDFYWTLHAVLVTRREDHAVFDEAFRLFWRSRELIEKMLAMLSPVAPAVREKEKPRPGEKRAGESFLRPDSDLDRKEPAPEIEIDARLSFSSREVLAAKDFAQMSADEIAEARKAIGRLVMPHDRVATRRYRTDPRGRRVDPRAMMRLGLRTGGDLILPRYKSPRHVHPPLVVLADISGSMSQYTRIFLHFLHALTESRRQVASFVFGTRLTNLTRQLRHRDPDEALAECAGAVQDWSGGTRIGEAIGSFNRLWSRRVLGQGAVVLLITDGLEREDVETLAHEMERLHKSCRRLVWLNPLLRFEGFEPKARGMRAMLPHVDELRPVHTLNALSDLCEALSTMPRARGRPVLREGLGKRPRA
- a CDS encoding XdhC family protein, producing the protein MSEVAQVPEPRDPLMIAEEWMKDGRNVAIATVVETWGSAPRPVGSHLVIDADGLFEGSVSGGCVEGAVVAEASEVIADGNPRMLEFGVADETAWRVGLSCGGRIKVYVERLG
- a CDS encoding XdhC family protein, whose product is MDPYSLKKLNQCRRERRAAILLTDLGDGRDRVVVEGDPVAGRLGEAVAEAFRSGKSGTVEADGRSFFLNVHLPPPRLVMIGAVHISQALAPMARIAGFDLHIIDPRTAFASPERFPDVRLEAEWPEDVLKRSPLDAYCALAALTHDPKIDDLALTAALEAGCFYVGALGSRKTHAKRVERLVAAGLSMEAIERIHAPIGLAIGAASPAEIAVAVLAQIIEALRSRGLTARKGEAA